Below is a genomic region from Phycobacter azelaicus.
GGGGACGGAAGATGTTGAAGGTCTCACCATCGTCCCCGTAAATATCCTCATCCCGGCAGGCTGAGGCCTGAATCGTCATCACAGTGGTCCCCTTGGGTATCGCGTATCCGCGGATTTCTGTATCCTCCATCACAAGGCGCGAACTGGCCTGGATCGGCGCAACCCAGCGCACGCCCTCCTCGAAAGCCTGCCCCCAAAGGTCCTTGGATTTGGCTTCCGCCAACTGGTCAGGATTGGTGAAAAGCCCGTAGAGAATGGTCAATAGCGCATCGCGCGGCTCGTTGATGCCGCCACCAATGGCGATCTTGATGTTGGAAAAAATCTGGCTCTCGGGGATCGGATCCTCGGCATTGACCATCACCGACAAAGCGCTTGGGTTGGGGTCGGCCAGATGGCGAGGGATGGCAGCCCGAAACAGGGCGTCCATCTCGTCATTGGCGGCGTCACAATCGGCAAAAAGCTCATCCGCAAAGCCGAAATTGCCAGCGCCATCGATCAGGATCTGACTCCAACGCTGCATGTCATCATCGCTGGCCTCGGGAATGCCCAGCAGGTGTTTGAGGCAATGGGCCGCATACGGCCCGGCCAGAGCCGGGAACAGATCCACCGTCTGCCCGCGCGGCAAGCCCGCGACAAACTCTTCTGCGATCCGGGTGTAGATCTCCTCCCAGCAGCCCTTGATGTTGCGGCCCGAAAAAGTGGGCGCCATGGCCTCACGCTCGCGCGCGTGCTCGGCCCCGTCCTTGCGCATCAGCGTATGAGCGCGAAAAGCCCGCTGCATCGGCGTTTTAGGGTCGTTGGAGCTGAACAGACCGGGGTTATCCTTCACGTATTTGGTGTCCTCAGCCTTGGTCAGCAAGGTACGACCAAGGGATGTGACCTGCACCACCGGCGCCTCGCGGCGCAGGCGCTGATAGATGGGATAGGGATCGAGCGTCAGATTCTGAATGGTGATCTGATCGTCCTGCGGCGGTTTGCTCAATGTGGAAACGCTCATCTTCTCCCCCCGTTTTCACCTTGGAGGAAAAGCCTAAAAGCCGAAGGGAAAATGAGGCAATCCGATCAAGTTGATCGAGTGCATCGAAAAATTGCATACAGGGCACTACGCATGCTTTATGCTTGGCTGCATGAGCGAAACTCCCGACCCATTTGGCCTTGATTTTGCAGCCCTACGCACCCTGCGTCTTGTGCATGGATATCGCTCCTTCTCGCGCACTGCTGAGACGCTGAACGTGAACCAATCGACGGTCAGCTATACGATCGACCGGCTGCGCCGCGCCTTTGGCGATCCGCTTTTCGTGCGGCAAGGCGGGCGGATGGTCGCGACCGAGCGCTGCGAAGAAATTGTCGCCAGCACCAGCCGGATGCTGGACGAAATGCTGGAACTGGCCGAGCCGCGCGCCTTTGATCCTCGCCGCGCCGAGGCCGAGGTAACCATATCCTGCAACTACTACGAACGCGCCACCATCCTGCCTCGGCTGATGCGCAGGCTGCGTCAGGTGGCCCCCGGTTTGCGGCTGACAGTGCGCACCTCGACAGTCGAGGGCAAACAGCACCTGGATCGCGGCGAAAGCGATCTGGTGATCGGCCCCGTGCGCATAGAGGGCAACAGCTATTTCAGGCGCACATTGCTGCGAGAGCATTCGGTCATGGTCATGGCCCAGGGAACGTCAGCCGACCAGATGCCCAGCACAGAGGCTGCCTTTCTCGCGGCGCCGCAGGTGGTTGTGACCTATGGGGACTCCTGGCGCTCGCGCTTTCTGGTGGAGATCGCTGCAGCGGGCAAAGCACTGAATCAGGTGATGTCCATCCCGAGCCCCGCCGCCCTGCCCGAACTCTTGGAAGGCACCGATCTGGTGGCCACCCTGCCCAGCCGTCTGGCCGAACACTTTGCCGACCGGGTACAAACCGCCCCCTGCCCGTTTCGCGGAGAATTCGAGATTGATCTCACCTGGACCTCGCGCACCCATCATGCGCCGATGCATATCTGGTTGCGAGACCAGATCGCACAGGCCTGCCAGCGGCAGCCTTAGGTTTATCGCATCCAAAGGCCGTTTGATTTGATCCGGTTGCGGATCACCTGCTCGCGCCGCGGCAGGTTGTCCTGGTCGAACAAGGCACGCACCTTGGCCCCACGCCCCTGATAGACCATGCGCTTGATCGGCTCATAGGTTTTGAGGACCTTCTTGATCCAGTTGGGGGCGGCCACCTCTTCCAGCACCTCGATCACCCGGTCGCTTTCGCGCGCATAAAGGAGCGGAAACAGCCGATAATGGCAGCTGGTCTTGCCATCCAGATACCCTGGCACCAAGGCTTCGCGCCCGCCGCCAAACGAGTGGATCACTAAGGGCAGCGCGATCTGGTCAAGCCAGGGGTTAAGCGATTGCCCCACCAGTTCGACCGGTAAATCATCCCGAATCGAGGTCGCGTATTCTGCAAAGCGCGTGCCGAACCGATGCGGACAGGCGCCGTAGAAAAAGCCGGCATTGAAGTAGAGATAGCGCCGCCAATGCCCATCGGGTTGCCACCTGTCCTGACTGGTGGCGAAATCAAGGCCGAAGCGATCATAAAGCGCAGCCCAGATCTGTTCTATTCCCGGCCCGTAAAGCGTCGGCTTCGGCCAGGTTCCTTCACACCTGAGAGAGGCCGAGGGACGATCAAAGTCAAACGGCACATCACTCAGTTCATCCGTGATCAGCGTATCGCTGTCGAAAAACACAAATGGCTCCCCCTTGGGCAAGGCCATCAGTGCCTCTATCTTGTTGCCATAGGGGTAGCTTTCACCAAAGATCCGGCTGTCAAAGGGCAGCACCTCGGCCCCCAGCCGCTCAAACAGCTCCAAAACGCCACGATTGCGAACCTGCGGGTCTTTTTGCCAAAGCGATCCCGCGCGCGGCGTCGCTACGAAGAGGCGCCCCTGGAAACCCGGCGCGCTGTGCCGCAAGGAGGCGGCAAAAAGTGCGGCTTCATATTGCAGCCGACCCGCCTGGCCAATGATGACGATATTGAACGGTTTGCGCTGTGCCATCACTGGGCCCTGCAGCCTGCCGGAGCGCTCCGGAGGAGTGTCATATCAACCGGTTGCACGTTCAGGCCGACAAGATTGTAACGCCGGGGATGGCAGCGATCTGGTCAAGATCCGCATCGTATTGCACCGATAGCTGTTCGATCAGCATATCCGTCCACCCAGGCAAATCGACCTCTTCTTCAATCGCGTCCTCGATGGCGTATTTGTCAAGGAAGGCGCCGATCACCCGGTGTTTCTGCTCTTCGCTCATCTCGCGGTGCTCATGCAGATAGGCGCGCAGTCGCTGCATGCCCTCCCCCGACATGATCACCGCCAGCAGGTCCATGCCCCCGATCAGCCGCTCCCCGGGCTCAAAGCCAAGCAATGAGCGCAGTATATCCGCCCAGATCAAAGGCATTTCCTCGTAGAACCAGACTGTTATCGGGACATCTGGCAGGGCTGTTCGAAGGCGCAGCAGCAAATTGGACCAGCGCAATTCCTGGAGCTCGCACTCTCTCAAGATCTGCTCACTGCGCTGAGGCTGCAACCCGCGGAGCAGCGCAGGCAAAAAACTGCCCGGATCGCGCAGCCCAATCTGGATCTCCAACTCGTCATCAGGAAAAAGCTGCTGCAAGGCGCCTAGCCGCATTTCGGCCTCCGGGTAGAACCCGTGGCTTCCAACGGCATTGCGCGGCGCGCCCATGAAATGCGGATTGGACAGGATGACCCGGTTGGCCTGTTCCTGTTCTAGGATCCCATCCCACAGAATACCACTGTCCTGCACGGGTCGGCGGCCATCCAGCATCGCGTCGACGCAGTCCCCCAGCAGGTATCGATACTTTCCAGGCCCCGGCACCGCAGTGCCACGTTTCCCGGCTGCCTCCTTGTTCTGCAACAAGGTCTTTAGCAACCGATCCTCTTCTGTCTCATGACTGCCCGCATGAATGACAACCTGCATGAATGGGCCTGTTCTTTTTGATGTTTGGACATTTCAAGGCTTACTCCGGTGGTCCGCCTTCGTCAAACATCACCGCCAGCACCTACCCATTGCGCCAGAGTGCGGCATCCAAGATCAACGGCCCGCACTCACCGTTTATGTGCCGACTAAGATGCACCCGAATTTGAGAAGAAAATGATCGCAGGACGGATTGCGCTTTGCCGGACAATCGTCTACACGCCCCTTGTGAGTTGTCCGAGTCACCTATCGCGCTGTCGAAAAAGTGACCGTTGATCAAATCACGACGCCAA
It encodes:
- a CDS encoding LysR family transcriptional regulator, whose translation is MSETPDPFGLDFAALRTLRLVHGYRSFSRTAETLNVNQSTVSYTIDRLRRAFGDPLFVRQGGRMVATERCEEIVASTSRMLDEMLELAEPRAFDPRRAEAEVTISCNYYERATILPRLMRRLRQVAPGLRLTVRTSTVEGKQHLDRGESDLVIGPVRIEGNSYFRRTLLREHSVMVMAQGTSADQMPSTEAAFLAAPQVVVTYGDSWRSRFLVEIAAAGKALNQVMSIPSPAALPELLEGTDLVATLPSRLAEHFADRVQTAPCPFRGEFEIDLTWTSRTHHAPMHIWLRDQIAQACQRQP
- a CDS encoding cytochrome P450, which encodes MSVSTLSKPPQDDQITIQNLTLDPYPIYQRLRREAPVVQVTSLGRTLLTKAEDTKYVKDNPGLFSSNDPKTPMQRAFRAHTLMRKDGAEHAREREAMAPTFSGRNIKGCWEEIYTRIAEEFVAGLPRGQTVDLFPALAGPYAAHCLKHLLGIPEASDDDMQRWSQILIDGAGNFGFADELFADCDAANDEMDALFRAAIPRHLADPNPSALSVMVNAEDPIPESQIFSNIKIAIGGGINEPRDALLTILYGLFTNPDQLAEAKSKDLWGQAFEEGVRWVAPIQASSRLVMEDTEIRGYAIPKGTTVMTIQASACRDEDIYGDDGETFNIFRPRKPHQAFGNGPHFCQGTHIARRMLANIMLPMLFDRFPNMELAKDEPVQFYGFGFRGPRNLPVTLN